DNA sequence from the Pseudomonas tritici genome:
CCCCGAGGCGAGTTTTTCGGGCTGCCGATCAATGGGCGTAAGGTGAGCTTCGACGAGAATGTGTTCTATGAGGTGGTGGACGGTAAATTTGCCCACGTGTGGTCGGTAATCGACAAGGGAGCCATCGAACAGCAACTGGCCGTCTAGACTCCACACACCGATTTTCTGTGGAGACCGACCATGAACCGCAAAAATACCCTTTGCCTCTGGTACGACGGCACCGCCCTTCATCGCCGCGATTGAAGCGGCGGTGGCCGCAGGTTAAGGCAGCACCTCAAGCATCGCCTTGGCAGCCAGCGCGTGGACTGTGCGGGTGGGGTGCCACTCGTCCCAGTAATAATGGGCATCGGGGTTGGTGCACACCGGTTTCACTTCCGGGTAAGTGGCTTGGCACGGTGTGTCCAGGTCCTTGAAGCCATTGGCGGCGGGATTGGCGCGCAGTTTGTCGCTGAAGGCCAAGTGGTCGAAATAGCTGACCTTTGCCACGCCGACCTGCGCCAGCGCAGCCGGGAGTTTTTGCGCCAGCAACTGCTGGTATTTCTTCGCATTATCGACCTGGTTGCCCTGCACCACGGCGGGCACATGGCTGAGGTCTGTGGTGCCCACCACCATTACGTGCCTGGCGCCCGCCGCTACCAATTGCTCGGTAGCGCTGCGAATGTTGGCCAGGCTGGATTCGCTCAGTGCTTCAATGGTTTCAGGATGGGAGAAATCGGCCCATTCGAAAAAGTCATTGGCCGAGATGA
Encoded proteins:
- a CDS encoding SGNH/GDSL hydrolase family protein; the protein is MIRRACLAALLTLSASTALGASSYDHLYAFGDSYSDNGAGEALTTRLATQQVKDAQALPGPLYWKGRWSNGPTAVEGLADALKIPLTDYAVGGAKSGHGNYYTWMMPSQDTGVLGQVAEHLQAVKSHKADPKALYFIFISANDFFEWADFSHPETIEALSESSLANIRSATEQLVAAGARHVMVVGTTDLSHVPAVVQGNQVDNAKKYQQLLAQKLPAALAQVGVAKVSYFDHLAFSDKLRANPAANGFKDLDTPCQATYPEVKPVCTNPDAHYYWDEWHPTRTVHALAAKAMLEVLP